Below is a window of Camelina sativa cultivar DH55 chromosome 11, Cs, whole genome shotgun sequence DNA.
TTCCACCAATGATTGGTATGGCCAAGAAGGAACCTTTGAAGAGCCTATGGGAAGAGAAAGCCTACAGAAACTGTGGCAGAAGTACAAAGTGGACCTTGCTTTCTACGGCCATGTCCATAACTATGAGCGAAGCTGCCCCATTTACGAGGTTTGATCCCATCATAATTTGCTTGATTTCCGTCTCATCGATGTAGCGTTGTCTCTAAGCTCTTAtcttacctttttgttttctattgcAGAGCCAATGTGTGAACAACGATAAGGATCACTACTCAGGGACCTTCAAAGGAACTATCCACGTTGTTGTGGGTGGTGCAGGAAGTCACTTGTCTCCCTTTAGCTCACTGGTACCCAAATGGAGTTTGGTCAGAGACTATGACTTTGGGTTTGTGAAGTTGACTGCTTCTGATCACTCATCGCTTCTCTTTGAGTACAAGAAGAGCAGCACTGGCCAAGTGTACGACTCCTTCAATATCTCTAGAGATTACAGAGATGTTTTGGCTTGCACTCACGATAGCTGCGAGCCCACCACATCAGCTGGATGATCTTTCTTCTGTTTACATCGTTTTCCTTCGAAACAattagcttcttagcttttttattatttaataggGCTTTACTCAAATTTTTTGGACAATATTTGTTGATTTCTTCAATTGCAGGGTTTTACTTTTACTCTCTAgacaatataaaacaaaacaaaaaaaatcgtcaTTTTCATGGAACAAACTAACTCTAATCATAACTCGTGTGAGAAGCCAAAAAAGGTGGCTACGATTTTAAGAATTTGCTTCCCTCTGTTTACACGAACACGACACAGTGACCAAACAATATACTTTTGATACTCTCTTCTGGTCAATCCGACATCTCTACTTCAGGGGTCTTGTCTTGTTGGTTCTCATGTGAAATCGTAGATGCAAGATCTTCTACTTTCAGGGGAGAATGTCGGGCCATATATTGAAACATGATCTGCAAGATGGATTATAAATGCTCTAGTCAATTCATAAATATGATTGTCCTAAGTTGGTATGCTATATGCAAAGAAAGAGAGTACCAACCTTGGAATAGCTATCAGCAAAGGCTCGGGCTCGATTTGACACACCAATATATTGCAAATCCGCCTTCTCAAATCTACCATCCACACAGTTCAGCCCTCCATCGCCAATGGCAAAGCGAATAAGACTTCCTGACAACAGTCCTGACTATCATATCCAACATGGCACAATCCACACATTTAGCAAAGTAACACAGTGCGAAATCATCCTTAAGCTAATTTAACTGCAACCTCTTATTATGACTGCATGGAGTTTATAACAAACAGGGCAGTACTAAGCTAGAGGAATCTGTTGGTCCTAGAAAGAAGATATTACTGAGCAATATCATTACCTTACGAGTATATGGCGTCTCTATAACAAACATAGGCACAGTAATTCAGAAAGAAGATAATATCTATGCTTTTACACTTTTCAATTTGCCCAAATGCTGATCATACAACCTTGGTTAAAAGACATACGGAAATAATAATCACTCTACTGTATTTTGACATACCTGTTTTACAAAATCTGCATTTAAGCAACTGAATGGTACAGGTGGATCATCTGATGTTACAAGTTTTCCTTCTTCTTGCAACTCCAAGACGATCTGATTTTACAAGATACAGAGAATATAAGTTAAGACTTTGTAAATGGGAGTGTAACACTAAACACTCTGTTATGAAAAAACCATGAGCTGTAAATGTATGTCAAATCCACTTACATGTTGTTGATTTGGAACTTCTCCATTGTTATCTGTATCGATGACATACTGACTACAGCTCTCATCCTTCCATATCAACACCAGAGGAGTATTTCCAGTATGATAATGTGCATGTCTGCGAGTATTGCATGAAATTTAGTGGGGAAAGAGTCAAAGATAAACACTAGACCAAATGAGACAATGATACCATAACAAGAGTATGAAGCAACCAGTGATATTATACAGTAACGttcacaaaacagaggaaaaaatcTCTGTCCTCTTTCTAATattatcatcattcatcaaaacCCTATACCATCATAACCAAATGCATTCCCTAATTTCCCTTCAAAACCTTCAGCTCTCAACTAAAGACTTAAGGTACTTTGCTGAGATGGAAAAGCTACAATTAAACTACACAGCTCCTAGGCTAGTTACAATAGTCCTCCACTAGATTAACAAGAAAACAACTGATTCGCAGCTCGAAACCTTAAGACACCCATACTTTTTGCAAGTGCAGACAGCAGGAGAAGGAAAGATGGGAGTCGCAGTAAACTTAATGGCGAGAGATGAAATGATGCACTTACTTGTTATAAAACAACAGTCCATCCTTGACATAAGGTAATGATCCTGTATAAGCGGAGTGAAGTCCGGTTTGGTCGCAGTTATAAAAAGGAACAGCACTGAACCTGAACTTGTGATAAAAGGAAGGCGGATCACAAGCACCAGTCTCAGCAAGTTTAGATTGCAACCAAAAGAACCTGAACTCTGCTGTACATTCATAAAGCGAGTAACCCCTCCAACAAACCATATCAATCACATAGTATGTCTGATCAGACTgcataaacagtaacaaaccaCATCCTAGTAAGCTCAAGAATGGGGATTATAAatcatagaaagaaaaaaaaaagaatcttttaCCTCGTGAAAGATACAGTCTAGTATAGAATATGAGTTTGCAGGGCCAGAAGCGCCTTTTTTCCTGGCACCACCAGGCAACGCAGAAGGGAAATGATGCAAGATGGATCCATTGCGTACTCTACTAACTGTTGTTCCATCAGATGAAACTACGAAACATCTTTTGCCAGCTGGCCTTGCTAACACATACCTACAAAACCAACCATTTCTCATAATCAGACtcatttatgaaacaaaattgtAGGTTTAAGAATGTTGAAGAAGCGGTACCAATCTCGGCTCAAATTATCAGGGACGTCGATCATCCATTCAGGTAACATAAGCTGCCTCGCGAACCACTTGCGAGCCTCAGGTCCTCTGAGCCTCGAAGCTTGACGAACGTCAAAGCTACTCGATTCCGATTCGGTTCCTTCGTCGAGCTCGGGCACGGCGGCTTCAAATAGTATCTCCGGGTCGACATCGGGAGAGGATGATTGGAGCGAGATTACTGAAGAGGCAAGGTTTCGAGCTCGCTGCTGAGCGTCACTTCGATGCTGAGACTGACGGAGAAGGGAAAGCTCTCGGCGTTTCTGTTGATCGGAGATAGGTCGTCGTTTAAACGGACGGCGAATCTCATGAGGCGCCATTGGTCTCGACCTCAAAAAGCTCTCCGAGACTCTCTTTGCTTTTGGTGGTGAGGTACGGTTCAAAATTTAAACCGGTAGTGggtaaaattaaaccaaaccggtttgattctattatatcattaattataACCGGTTTGATTCTTAGAAACGCCTATATATATTCCACAAATTCACATTTTCTTGTTAACGTTCGTTCTCCggcattgattgattcattcAACTCTCAAAGCATCGCAAGTCTTATTAGCTACTGAAAGAATCGTAACAAACAAAGgagagagatcaagaagagTCATGGTGTCACCGAAACGGAGTGATACAACCCCGCCCGACGGAAGCAGCGGCAAGAGACCTCCATCGTCTTCTTCCGGAGATAAACCTCCTTTACCCAAACGCCAAAAGGTTTCTGATGGAGACGGCGCTTCGGCGGCTAAAGAAACTGATACTCTCACTCCTGCGGCGGGTTCTAGTAAATGCAACATTCCAACCTCCGGAGACGCCAAGATT
It encodes the following:
- the LOC104722492 gene encoding snurportin-1; protein product: MAPHEIRRPFKRRPISDQQKRRELSLLRQSQHRSDAQQRARNLASSVISLQSSSPDVDPEILFEAAVPELDEGTESESSSFDVRQASRLRGPEARKWFARQLMLPEWMIDVPDNLSRDWYVLARPAGKRCFVVSSDGTTVSRVRNGSILHHFPSALPGGARKKGASGPANSYSILDCIFHESDQTYYVIDMVCWRGYSLYECTAEFRFFWLQSKLAETGACDPPSFYHKFRFSAVPFYNCDQTGLHSAYTGSLPYVKDGLLFYNKHAHYHTGNTPLVLIWKDESCSQYVIDTDNNGEVPNQQHIVLELQEEGKLVTSDDPPVPFSCLNADFVKQSGLLSGSLIRFAIGDGGLNCVDGRFEKADLQYIGVSNRARAFADSYSKIMFQYMARHSPLKVEDLASTISHENQQDKTPEVEMSD